The following coding sequences lie in one Paramormyrops kingsleyae isolate MSU_618 chromosome 15, PKINGS_0.4, whole genome shotgun sequence genomic window:
- the tmem259 gene encoding membralin isoform X1 — MSENQGNGNNNNPLNNNNAGPNRIRNQNINQNPLINVRDRLFHALFFKMAVTYARLFPPSFRRIFEFLVLLKALFVLFILAYIHIAFSRSPINCLEHVREKWPRDGILRVEIQRNSSRAPIFLQFYEADSLQGLVKEPEGEAAGLGALHQEEEEEEEMSVEMFDNSSVQFELDMEPRLNPPLSRGSTPGLGLNDTQDLSFSPAPTKGMQPLGDAVSEIEMLTRAVWPQEEYIVEYSLEYGFLRLSQSTRQRLNIPVMVVTLDPMKDQCFGDGFSRFLLDEFLGYDDILMSSVKALAENEENKGFLRNVVSGEHYRFVSMWMARTSYLAAFVIMVIFTLSVSMLLRYSHHQIFVFIVDLLQMLEMNMTIAFPAAPLLTVILALVGMEAIMSEFFNDTTTAFYIILIVWLADQYDAICCHTNTSKRHWLRFFYLYHFAFYAYHYRFNGQYSSLALVTSWLFIQHSMIYFFHHYELPAILQQIRIQEMLLQNQQAGQGNQTTLQDNLNNNGGDQAATPVNGQLHAPPETPARPGAPPAPTHDLDWVAETAAIITEALGGAPSEAEEPREMAVMEPGMSGRAAGREVGPGGVEPPRDEWQGVETRPGVTPPIPHADCRGPDTERQGSTDWHNATREDPAPRPDPPPSPS; from the exons ATGTCAGAAAATCAGGGCAacgggaacaacaacaacccgcTAAACAATAATAACGCTGGGCCGAACCGAATACGGAACCAGAACATCAACCAGAACCCCCTAATCAATGTGCGGGACCGGCTGTTCCACGCACTCTTCTTTAAGATGGCTGTGACCTACGCCAGGCTCTTCCCACCGTCTTTCAGGAGGATCTTTGAGTTCCTAGTCCTCTTAAAG GCGCTCTTTGTGCTCTTCATCCTGGCCTACATCCACATCGCCTTCTCCCGCTCACCCATCAACTGCCTGGAACATGTGAGGGAGAAGTGGCCCCGCGACGGCATCCTGCGTGTGGAGATCCAGCGCAACTCCAGCCGTGCACCCATCTTCCTGCAGTTCTACGAAGCCGACAGCCTGCAGGGCCTCGTAAAGGAGCCAGAAGGTGAAGCCGCGGGGCTGGGTGCCCTACAccaagaggaggaggaagaggaggagatgAGCGTGGAGATGTTTGACAACAGCTCCGTGCAG TTTGAGCTGGACATGGAGCCCCGGCTGAACCCCCCACTGAGCCGTGGCAGCACCCCCGGCTTGGGGCTGAATGACACGCAGGACCTCTCCTTCAGCCCGGCTCCCACTAAAGGTATGCAGCCTCTGGGGGACGCCGTCTCCGAGATTGAGATGCTGACGCGAGCAG TGTGGCCGCAGGAAGAGTACATCGTGGAGTACTCCCTGGAGTACGGCTTCCTTCGTCTGTCCCAGAGTACGCGGCAGCGCCTCAACATCCCTGTCATGGTGGTCACACTAG ACCCCATGAAGGACCAGTGTTTCGGTGACGGCTTCAGTCGCTTCCTGCTGGATGAATTCCTGGGCTATGACGACATCCTGATGTCCAGCGTGAAGGCCTTGGCTGAAAACGAGGAAAACAAAG GGTTCCTGAGGAACGTGGTCTCTGGTGAGCACTATCGCTTTGTCAGCATGTGGATGGCCCGCACCTCCTACTTGGCTGCCTTCGTCATCATGGTCATCTTC ACGCTGTCTGTCTCCATGCTCCTTCGCTACTCGCATCACCAGATCTTCGTCTTCATTG TGGACCTGCTGCAGATGCTGGAGATGAACATGACCATCGCCTTCCCAGCAGCCCCTCTGCTCACCGTCATTCTCGCCCTCGTTG gtATGGAGGCCATCATGTCGGAGTTCTTCAATGACACTACAACGGCCTTCTACATCATCCTCATCGTGTGGCTGGCTGATCAGTATGACGCCATCTGCTGTCACACCAACACCAGCAAGCGCCACTGGCTGAG GTTCTTCTACTTGTACCACTTCGCTTTCTACGCTTACCACTACCGCTTCAACGGACAGTACAGCAGCCTAGCCCTGGTCACCTCCTGGCTCTTCATCCAG CACTCCATGATCTACTTCTTCCACCACTACGAGCTGCCCGCCATCCTGCAGCAGATCCGCATCCAGGAGATGCTGCTGCAGAACCAGCAGGCAGGCCAGGGCAACCAGACCACTCTGCAGGACAACCTGAACAACAACGGTGGGGACCAGGCAGCCACGCCTGTCAATGGCCAGCTGCACGCGCCCCCTGAGACCCCGGCCCGCCCCGGTGCTCCTCCGGCACCCACCCACGACTTGGACTGGGTGGCCGAGACTGCTGCCATTATCACGGAGGCGCTGGGGGGGGCTCCCTCGGAGGCCGAGGAGCCGCGGGAGATGGCCGTCATGGAGCCCGGCATGAGTGGGAGGGCAGCTGGAAGGGAGGTGGGGCCAGGGGGGGTGGAGCCACCTAGAGATGAGTGGCAGGGGGTGGAGACCCGGCCTGGTGTGACCCCCCCCATACCACATGCAGACTGCAGGGGGCCCGACACGGAGAGGCAGGGCAGCACGGACTGGCACAACGCCACCAGAGAGGACCCAGCCCCCAGgccggacccccccccctcgccatcCTGA
- the med16 gene encoding mediator of RNA polymerase II transcription subunit 16 produces MDVAYVCEWEKRPKSNHCPSIPLVCAWSCRNLIAFTTDLKNEEDEKDLSHMIHIIDTEHPWDVYSINSGHTEIISCLEWDQSGSRLLSADGDGQIKCWGMTEHLVNSWECTMGSAVEGDPIVALSWLHNGVKLALHVEKSGSTNFGEKFSRVKFSPSLTLFGGKPMEGWLAVTVSGLVTVSLLKPSGALLTASESLCRLRGRVALADIAFTSGGNIVVAAADGSSSSPVQFFKVCVSVVNEKCRIDTELLPSLFMRLTIDAVRREKYPAVTHLKFLTRENSEQVLLCASSQMGSIVECWSLRKEGLPVNNIFQHRSPVVGEKQPTILKWRILSATNDLDRVSAIALPKLPISISNTDLKVASDTKFCPGLGLALAFHDGSIQILHRLSLHTMGVFYGPASCGPSQRVGEESAIKRQRGPGPAAHFKALQFSWTSLALVGIDNHGKLHMIRVSPSMGQMLDMNTLLRHLLFLLEYCMVTGYDWWDVLLHVQPGMVHNLVEKLHEEYMRQNQALQQVLSTRIVAVKASLCKLSSATAARACDFHAKLLLIAISSTLKSLLRPHLLNTPDKTPGDRLAEICAKNTDTDIDKVMINLKTEEFVLDASTLQSLQQLIQWVGDFVLYLLANLPNQGSMVRPGFGFLRDGPSLGLLREMMVVIRIWGLLKPGCLPIYTATSDNQDSMFLLFRLLTKLWLCVRDEGHPQEPDEPLIDECCLLPSQLLVPTLDWLPINDGIICKLQGKHPLRLQFGKPHSLPGLGPGPPSQVEVFSRTPGSQRMDHLRCLHMGVCPTEDSKACTRCGCVTMLHSPNKTTAVKQWEQRWMKNCLCGGLWRRVHSSMS; encoded by the exons ATGGATGTCGCTTATGTGTGCGAGTGGGAGAAGAGACCGAAAAGCAATCATTGTCCCTCTATCCCTCTGGTTTGCGCGTGGTCATGCAGAAATCTCATTGCCTTCACCACCGATCTCAAAAACGAAGAAGATGAGAAAG ATCTTAGCCATATGATCCACATTATTGACACAGAACACCCTTGGGATGTGTACTCTATAAATTCAGGTCACACAGAAATCATCTCATGCCTTGAATGGGACCAGTCAG GTTCCAGGCTGCTGTCCGCAGATGGAGATGGGCAGATCAAGTGCTGGGGGATGACGGAGCACCTGGTAAACAGCTGGGAGTGTACCATGGGCAGCGCAGTGGAGGGAGACCCAATTGTGGCCCTGTCCTGGCTGCACAATGGGGTCAAGCTGGCTCTGCATGTTGAAAAG TCTGGCTCCACCAACTTTGGGGAGAAGTTCTCCCGGGTGAAGTTCTCACCGTCTCTGACACTGTTTGGCGGGAAGCCGATGGAGGGCTGGCTGGCGGTGACCGTGAGTGGGCTGGTGACGGTGTCATTGCTGAAGCCCAGCGGTGCCCTGCTGACGGCCAGCGAGAGCCTGTGTCGGCTGCGGGGCCGTGTAGCACTAGCCGACATCGCCTTCACCAGTGGCGGCAACATCGTGGTGGCAGCAGCGGACGGGAGTAGCTCCTCACCGGTGCAGTTCTTCAAGGTGTGCGTCAGCGTTGTCAATGAGAAGTGCCGCATTGACACGGAGCTGCTGCCCTCGCTATTCATGCGGCTCACCATCGACGCCGTGCGGCGGGAAAAGTACCCTGCCGTCACTCACCTCAAGTTCCTCACACGGGAGAACTCGGAGCAG GTCTTGCTGTGCGCTTCCAGTCAGATGGGCAGCATCGTTGAATGCTGGTCATTGCGGAAAGAGGGCCTTCCTGTCAATAACATCTTCCAGCACCGCTCGCCTGTGG TGGGAGAGAAGCAACCGACTATCCTGAAATGGCGCATCCTCTCTGCCACCAACGACCTGGACCGCGTGTCAGCCATTGCTCTGCCGAAGCTGCCCATCTCCATCTCCAACACCGACCTCAAGGTGGCATCCGACACCAAGTTCTGCCCAGGCCTTG GCCTGGCGCTGGCCTTCCACGACGGCAGCATCCAGATCCTGCACCGCCTCTCCCTGCACACAATGGGTGTCTTCTACGGCCCGGCTTCCTGTGGGCCCTCGCAGCGCGTGGGCGAGGAGTCTGCCATCAAGCGGCAGCGTGGCCCTGGGCCCGCCGCCCACTTCAAAGCCCTGCAGTTCTCCTGGACCTCGCTGGCACTGGTCGGGATCGACAACCACGGCAAG CTGCACATGATTCGAGTGTCACCATCCATGGGGCAGATGCTGGATATGAATACGCTcctgcgccacctgctgttcCTGCTGGAGTACTGCATGGTGACGGGCTATGACTGGTGGGACGTATTGCTGCACGTGCAGCCAGGGATGGTGCACAACCTGGTGGAGAAGCTGCATGAGGAGTACATGCGTCAGAACCAGGCCCTTCAGCAG gtgctgTCGACCCGTATTGTGGCCGTCAAGGCGTCCCTCTGCAAGCTGTCCTCCGCCACGGCAGCACGTGCCTGCGACTTCCACGCCAAGCTGCTCCTCATCGCCATCAGCTCCACACTCAAATCGCTGCTGCGGCCCCACCTGCTCAATACGCCGGACAAGACGCCCGGCGACCGGCTGGCTGAGATCTGCGCCAAGAACACGGACACGG ATATTGACAAGGTGATGATCAATCTAAAGACAGAGGAATTTGTACTGGACGCTTCCACACTGCAGAGCCTGCAGCAACTCATCCAGTGGGTGGGGGACTTTGTGCTTTATCTGCTGGCCAACCTGCCAAACCAG GGCTCCATGGTACGGCCCGGCTTCGGCTTCCTGCGTGATGGCCCCTCCCTGGGCCTGCTCCGCGAGATGATGGTGGTGATCCGCATCTGGGGCCTGCTGAAGCCAGGCTGCCTTCCCATCTACACGGCCACATCGGACAACCAGGACAGCATGTTCCTGCTCTTCCGCCTGCTTACCAAACTCTGGCTCTGCG TGCGGGATGAGGGCCACCCCCAGGAGCCAGACGAGCCCCTCATCGACGAGTGCTGTCTCCTCCCCAGTCAGCTGCTGGTGCCCACACTCGACTGGCTGCCCATCAACGACGGCATCATCTGCAAACTGCAGGGCAAGCATCCTCTGCGGCTGCAGTTCGGGAAGCCGCACAGCCTGCCTGGGCTCGGCCCCGGCCCCCCCTCCCAGGTGGAGGTCTTCTCCAG GACCCCTGGCTCTCAGCGGATGGACCACCTGCGCTGTCTACACATGGGTGTCTGTCCCACCGAGGACAGCAAGGCCTGCACCAG GTGCGGCTGCGTCACCATGCTCCATTCGCCCAACAAGACCACGGCTGTGAAGCAGTGGGAGCAGCGCTGGATGAAGAACTGCTTGTGTGGAGGCCTGTGGAGGAGGGTCCACAGCAGCATGTCCTGA
- the tmem259 gene encoding membralin isoform X2, translating to MSENQGNGNNNNPLNNNNAGPNRIRNQNINQNPLINVRDRLFHALFFKMAVTYARLFPPSFRRIFEFLVLLKALFVLFILAYIHIAFSRSPINCLEHVREKWPRDGILRVEIQRNSSRAPIFLQFYEADSLQGLVKEPEGEAAGLGALHQEEEEEEEMSVEMFDNSSVQFELDMEPRLNPPLSRGSTPGLGLNDTQDLSFSPAPTKVWPQEEYIVEYSLEYGFLRLSQSTRQRLNIPVMVVTLDPMKDQCFGDGFSRFLLDEFLGYDDILMSSVKALAENEENKGFLRNVVSGEHYRFVSMWMARTSYLAAFVIMVIFTLSVSMLLRYSHHQIFVFIVDLLQMLEMNMTIAFPAAPLLTVILALVGMEAIMSEFFNDTTTAFYIILIVWLADQYDAICCHTNTSKRHWLRFFYLYHFAFYAYHYRFNGQYSSLALVTSWLFIQHSMIYFFHHYELPAILQQIRIQEMLLQNQQAGQGNQTTLQDNLNNNGGDQAATPVNGQLHAPPETPARPGAPPAPTHDLDWVAETAAIITEALGGAPSEAEEPREMAVMEPGMSGRAAGREVGPGGVEPPRDEWQGVETRPGVTPPIPHADCRGPDTERQGSTDWHNATREDPAPRPDPPPSPS from the exons ATGTCAGAAAATCAGGGCAacgggaacaacaacaacccgcTAAACAATAATAACGCTGGGCCGAACCGAATACGGAACCAGAACATCAACCAGAACCCCCTAATCAATGTGCGGGACCGGCTGTTCCACGCACTCTTCTTTAAGATGGCTGTGACCTACGCCAGGCTCTTCCCACCGTCTTTCAGGAGGATCTTTGAGTTCCTAGTCCTCTTAAAG GCGCTCTTTGTGCTCTTCATCCTGGCCTACATCCACATCGCCTTCTCCCGCTCACCCATCAACTGCCTGGAACATGTGAGGGAGAAGTGGCCCCGCGACGGCATCCTGCGTGTGGAGATCCAGCGCAACTCCAGCCGTGCACCCATCTTCCTGCAGTTCTACGAAGCCGACAGCCTGCAGGGCCTCGTAAAGGAGCCAGAAGGTGAAGCCGCGGGGCTGGGTGCCCTACAccaagaggaggaggaagaggaggagatgAGCGTGGAGATGTTTGACAACAGCTCCGTGCAG TTTGAGCTGGACATGGAGCCCCGGCTGAACCCCCCACTGAGCCGTGGCAGCACCCCCGGCTTGGGGCTGAATGACACGCAGGACCTCTCCTTCAGCCCGGCTCCCACTAAAG TGTGGCCGCAGGAAGAGTACATCGTGGAGTACTCCCTGGAGTACGGCTTCCTTCGTCTGTCCCAGAGTACGCGGCAGCGCCTCAACATCCCTGTCATGGTGGTCACACTAG ACCCCATGAAGGACCAGTGTTTCGGTGACGGCTTCAGTCGCTTCCTGCTGGATGAATTCCTGGGCTATGACGACATCCTGATGTCCAGCGTGAAGGCCTTGGCTGAAAACGAGGAAAACAAAG GGTTCCTGAGGAACGTGGTCTCTGGTGAGCACTATCGCTTTGTCAGCATGTGGATGGCCCGCACCTCCTACTTGGCTGCCTTCGTCATCATGGTCATCTTC ACGCTGTCTGTCTCCATGCTCCTTCGCTACTCGCATCACCAGATCTTCGTCTTCATTG TGGACCTGCTGCAGATGCTGGAGATGAACATGACCATCGCCTTCCCAGCAGCCCCTCTGCTCACCGTCATTCTCGCCCTCGTTG gtATGGAGGCCATCATGTCGGAGTTCTTCAATGACACTACAACGGCCTTCTACATCATCCTCATCGTGTGGCTGGCTGATCAGTATGACGCCATCTGCTGTCACACCAACACCAGCAAGCGCCACTGGCTGAG GTTCTTCTACTTGTACCACTTCGCTTTCTACGCTTACCACTACCGCTTCAACGGACAGTACAGCAGCCTAGCCCTGGTCACCTCCTGGCTCTTCATCCAG CACTCCATGATCTACTTCTTCCACCACTACGAGCTGCCCGCCATCCTGCAGCAGATCCGCATCCAGGAGATGCTGCTGCAGAACCAGCAGGCAGGCCAGGGCAACCAGACCACTCTGCAGGACAACCTGAACAACAACGGTGGGGACCAGGCAGCCACGCCTGTCAATGGCCAGCTGCACGCGCCCCCTGAGACCCCGGCCCGCCCCGGTGCTCCTCCGGCACCCACCCACGACTTGGACTGGGTGGCCGAGACTGCTGCCATTATCACGGAGGCGCTGGGGGGGGCTCCCTCGGAGGCCGAGGAGCCGCGGGAGATGGCCGTCATGGAGCCCGGCATGAGTGGGAGGGCAGCTGGAAGGGAGGTGGGGCCAGGGGGGGTGGAGCCACCTAGAGATGAGTGGCAGGGGGTGGAGACCCGGCCTGGTGTGACCCCCCCCATACCACATGCAGACTGCAGGGGGCCCGACACGGAGAGGCAGGGCAGCACGGACTGGCACAACGCCACCAGAGAGGACCCAGCCCCCAGgccggacccccccccctcgccatcCTGA